The sequence CCACCATCACCACGGCGTCGGCACCGGGCGGCAGCGGGGCGCCGGTCATGATCCGGTGCGCGGTGCCCGGCTCGAGCGGCTGGACGTCGACCCGGCCGGCCGGGATGTCGTCGGCCACCGGCAGGGTGACCGGCGCCGCAGTGACGTCGGCGGCGCGCACCGCGTAGCCATCCATCGCGGAGTTGTCGAAGGGCGGCAGGGAGACGCCGGCCCGCACGTCTTCGGCCAGCACGAGGCCGGCCGCGGCGGCGAGGGGCAGGGCGGTCGCGGGGGCGGTGCCGAGGAGCTCGGCGACGCGGTCGCGGTAGTCGTCGACGGAGATCACCGGACCATCCTCCCCGCCTTTTGGGCTCGTGCAAGACTCTGCCCGTCACAGGCACGCCGATGGGGAGCAAGCATGCAGGTTCAGGTCCGTCAACAGCCTTCGTTCGCCGTCGCCCGGCTGATGCTGGCGCCCGGGGAGCCGTGCCAGGTCGAGTCCGGCGCGATGATGGCCACGAGCTACGGCGTGCAGGTCCAGTCGCAGGCGCAGGGCGGGATCATGAAGGGCCTCGGGCGCGCGTTCCTCTCCGGCGAGTCCTTCTTCATCTCCACCTTCACCGCGCCGCAGAACGGCGGCTGGGTCGACGTCGCGGCCAACCTGCCCGGCGACATCCAGGTGATCACCCTCGACGGCCGCACCGGCTGGGCCGTCACCCGCGGCTGCTGGCTCGCGTCGTCGCACGGCGTGCAGACCGAGACCAAGTGGGGCGGGATGAAGAACCTGATGGGCGGCGAAGGCGGGTTCCTGACCCACGCCACCGGCCAGGGGCAGCTGCTCGTCTCCTGCTACGGCGCGGTCGAGACGATCACGCTGCAGCAGGGCGAGATGGTGACCATCGACACCGGGCACGTCGTCGCGTACGCCGACACCGTGCAGTACCAGATCC is a genomic window of Amycolatopsis lexingtonensis containing:
- a CDS encoding TIGR00266 family protein, giving the protein MQVQVRQQPSFAVARLMLAPGEPCQVESGAMMATSYGVQVQSQAQGGIMKGLGRAFLSGESFFISTFTAPQNGGWVDVAANLPGDIQVITLDGRTGWAVTRGCWLASSHGVQTETKWGGMKNLMGGEGGFLTHATGQGQLLVSCYGAVETITLQQGEMVTIDTGHVVAYADTVQYQIRKVAQGIIQSMKSGEGLVFDFVGPGQIMTQTRNPSALVNWIISHVPSR